The DNA sequence GTACATAAAAGTTACATCAGGTTTTCTATTGTAAAATACACTACACGTTTGTAGTTATTTACTATGCTTGTATTACTATTACGCCCAACATACTGTTCAAGGAACACAGAAATTCAGTGTGGACGATATAATTTAAAATACATTAtctccaatttttttttaaattaatcagaTGAACTGTGGACTGTTATGGTGATGCAAatcttttaaaaagtaataaaatgtACGAAAttgaaatactttttttttttttttaatgtggacGCTTACTTTCTATGACCAAATATCTGTTTCCGGCAGTGTTCGTAGAATAAAGTTATTCGGGAAAAAAATCACGAGTACTTCCGCCTAATCATCGCTCTTTTGCGATGTGTCAATTGACGGTAAAACCTTCAAAAACGGAAGTAGTTACCTTCAGAAAAAATGTTTACGTTGCCATTTAAAACGTCTTTGGTCGTGTTCATTCTGTTGTTACCTCTGTACAGAGATAAAGAAGAAGGCTGATTTAAAACGAAGCAGGCTGGAACTGGCAATACTGTCAGATACTTTGGATAATTTGTTGTACGCCGTCTATCATGCTGATGTAATTTGTACTATGTATGCATATCAGATTAATGCTATTTAATATTGTCTAGGCAACACGTAGCTAGACACCAAACCTAaaaacacactaacacactagATATGTTCGGCGTCgtatagattttttaaaaattacctGCAGTTATTCGCAACAGACGAtcgttgttttattttgaaattcacaAAAGGGACGTTTGGTGTGAATCTTAAGTTTGACTTCCGGTGTATAGCCATCCCGGTAGCTAGCCTTCCTGCACAGCCTGTAGAAATTCTTTGTTATTATTGCTTTACCGGCTGGATATTTTTGTGCAAAATGAACACGGTTTTATCGAGGGCGAACTCTTTGTTTGCATTTTCTCTGAGCGTCATGGCGGCTCTGACTTTTGGTTGTTTTATCACCACAGCATTCAAAGACAGAAGAGTTCCCGTCAACATCCACGTCGCTAAAGTGATGTTGTAAGAATCAACAGCTGCTGTCTTTCAATTTATTAACACATTACGTTTTATCGGTTAttacaaatattttttttatgatGGTAAATGTAACCGTGGAGTCTGTATTTATTGGTCCTTTGCGGTTTATATTTAGAATTAAACGGTCATCAGAATAGACATATCATCAAGCATCTGCTTCTTGGGGAATAATGCGCAGGTGTAAATACAAACGAtgcaaaaaaaatgtatgtaatTAGTGTAATAAAAGTAATTGCTGTTTTATAAAAGCACATTTCAAACAACGGAAACTGTTTTACAAGGGGCTGCACGGTGGTGCAGTGGTTAGAACAGCCGCCTCACAGCGAAAGGGTTCCGGGTTCCAGTGTTGCCCGCGTGATTGAAAaaattggacaaaaaaaaactgattaaaaatagGAGCCTGTTCTTTAGCTTCACAGTTATTTAAAAAGGTGCCAGTCCTTTAAGAGCTTAAGAACAAATAGTATAACTTTAAATCATTGGTTAGTTGGGGGGGGGCGCCTGATCAGGGCAGATGTGGCCTCATTTAGGCTGCTCTAATGAGGCCTGCATCAGGATTCTGAACCATTCAAAGAGAAAGGTCACCTGGATAATGCAGATAATAAAGTGCATTatcattaaataatgaaaaggtTTTAACATCATGCTATCGCAATCACAAATTCCAGCATAATGAGTGCCATTCTATCCCTGCAGGAAGAACGTCGATGACTTTACAGGGCCCAGAGAGCGCAGTGACCTGGGGTtcatcacctttgacctctcggTTGATATCCTTCAGAAGTCTTTTGTCATGGAAGCAGAGCCCTGAGAGAATCAGATCGTTAGCATGTGACGATGAATTAGCAGAACAGTTCTGGTTcctgttttcccttctttttcctCAACTCTTCTTACATTTACAGCCAATATTTGACTGGAACGTCAAACAGCTGTTTCTTTATCTGTCTGCAGAGTACACCACAAAGAGTAATGTAAGACTTCTGCTCtttttcactcacacacttgtTGTAGAGCTGGATCATTAAGTAGCTGGTTATTATACTGCATCAACCATTGTCAAAATgtacatttgattttaattaaaacattcaAGATGTAGTTTGTGACCCCACATAAAGGTAAACCTACATTTCTTCTTTGGGCCGGCCCCATGCGTGCAGGCCATTTCACAACACAATGAAGCGTCTATAAAATACACAAACTTTA is a window from the Takifugu rubripes chromosome 17, fTakRub1.2, whole genome shotgun sequence genome containing:
- the spcs3 gene encoding signal peptidase complex subunit 3 → MNTVLSRANSLFAFSLSVMAALTFGCFITTAFKDRRVPVNIHVAKVMLKNVDDFTGPRERSDLGFITFDLSVDLQPIFDWNVKQLFLYLSAEYTTKSNTLNQVVLWDKIILRGESTVLNMRDMKSKYFFFDDGNGLRANKNITLTLSWNVVPNAGILPLVAGNGHVSLPFPDAYETTRSY